The following is a genomic window from Geobacillus subterraneus.
GTCCAATGAATAGCCGTCCGCTTTCATATCATAAAACCATACTTGATCCGTACCGCCGACTCCCGTTTTCGTGAAAATCATAATCGCTGTCGATACGCCCGCGTATGGTTTAAATACGCCGCTTGGCATCGAAATAATGGCTTCTAATTTATGATTTTCCACAATCTCTTTGCGGATGTCTTTATGCGCCTTCGAGCTGCCGAACAATACCCCGTCCGGCACAATGCACGCGCAACGTCCGCCCGTTTTTAAAATGCGTAAGAATAATGCCAAAAATAAAAGTTCGGTTTTCTTTGTCTTTACAACTTTTAACAAATCATTTGAAACTGCATCATAATCTAATGAACCTTTAAAAGGCGGATTGGCAAGGACAAGGGTGTATTTGTCCTTATCTTTGTTTTGTTCCGACAAGGAGTCGCGATATTCGATATTTGGATTTTCAATGCCATGGAGCATCATGTTCATCGCGCCAATCCGCAGCATCGTGCGGTCCATATCAAAACCGTAGAACATATGGTTATTAAAATGTTCTTTTAAACTTTGCACTAAAAATAAGTCACTGCGATGTTTGCGCAAATATTCGCCCGCTGCGACTAAAAACCCTGCGGAACCTGCGGCCGGGTCGACGATGATGTCTTCCGGCGTCGGTTTCATCAGCTCGACCATCATGTGAATGATATGACGCGGGGTGCGGAATTGGCCGTTCGTGCCTGCGGTGGCGATTTTCGATAACAAATACTCGTACAAATCGCCTTTCGTATCGCGGTCTTTCATCGGAATGCGGTCAATGCCGTCGACGATTTTGACGAGCATTTGCGGCGTCGGGATCATGAAAATGGCGTCGCCCATATATTTTGCATAGGCCGATTCCCGATTGCCGTGCAAGTTTTTGATGAACGGAAACACTTCATTGGACACGACATCGTACATATGGGCGGCTTCAAAATGTTTGAATTTGCTCCAGCGCAAGTGTTGCTTATCGGGAGGAAAGATGCGTTCCGATTCAATGCCGAGCAGCGCATCCTCCTGCTCGCGCTGTGTTTCGACTTCATCCAAGCCTTTGATGAACAATAAGTAGGTAAACTGTTCAATGACCGTCAGCGGGTTCGTAATTCCGCCCGTCCAAAACGTTTCCCATATTTTATCGACTTTATGGCGCAATTCGCCTGTGAGCATGGCTTCTATGTACCTCCTTGTGATTTCCAATCTCCATTATATACGGTTTTCGGTACAAAAGGGGGAAGAAAAATATGTTTTATGCCGGTTGACGCTCAGGAAGACAGAGGGTGACATTTGGGGCAAAGAAACTCCGACTGTGCTTTGCATGAAGCGGGAGTCGTTCACCATAACCGTTCGAGGAACACTTGCAAGTGGTGTGGATTCTCAATAGGATGGATCTCATCCAGCCCCCAGTTTTGCAGGCGGATGAAATCTTTATCATGTCATTCGTGTCGTCATGGCCGTTTGCCCAATTCGACTGCAAACAACAAGGCCGGATCCACCGGCCCGTTGTCTTATCTCAACCGAATTTTCGCCACACACTCCACATGCGCCGTGTGCGGAAACATGTCCACTGGCTGGACTTCGATCGTTTCGTAGCCGCCGTCTTCTAGGATGCGCAAGTCGCGGGCGAGCGTCGCCGGGTTACACGAGACGTAGACGACGCGCGGCGGTTTCATGGCGATGATCGTCTCAAGCAGCGCGGCGTCACAGCCTTTGCGCGGCGGGTCAACGACCAAGCAGTCGGCGCGGATGCCTTCTTCGTACCAACGCGGGATGACGTCTTCGGCGGCGCCGACTTCGAAGGTGACGTTTTGGATGCCGTTGAGTTTGGCGTTGCGCTTGGCGTCTTCGATCGCTTCGGGGACGATTTCGACGCCGTAGACGTGTTTCGCTTTACGCGCCAAAAAGAGCGAGATCGTGCCGATGCCGCAGTAGGCGTCGATCACCGTCTCCCGCCCGGTCAGCTCCACGTATTCGAGCGCTTTGTCATACAGCACTTTCGTCTGTTCGGGGTTGACTTGGTAAAACGAGCGGGCCGAGATGGCGAATTGAATGCCGCCGATGCGGTCGGTGATGAACTCGCTTCCCCATAACACCCGCGTTTTGGCGCCGAAAATGACGTTCGTCCGCTCGGGGTTGACGTTTTGCACGATCGATTTCACGCCCGGAATGGCGCGGACGATGTCACGGACAATGTCCTGTTCGTGGGGCAGATGGTCCGTGCGGGTGACAAGCACGACCATCACCTCGCCTGTTGCCGCGCCGTAGCGGGCGACAATATGGCGAAGAACGCCCTTGTGCGTGGTTTCGTCGTATGGGGGAATACCATAGCGCTCGGCGATGCGCTTCACGGCCTGGACGACGACATCGTTCGCCTCTTGCTGGATGAGGCAGGCGTCCATATCGATGATTTCATGCGTCCGCTCCTTGTAAAAGCCCGCCACCAAGCCCCCTTCGCGCTCGC
Proteins encoded in this region:
- the rlmD gene encoding 23S rRNA (uracil(1939)-C(5))-methyltransferase RlmD → MTKQQPPVAKNEYYDVVFTDLTHDGLGVAKVDGFPLFVKHALPGERAKVKAIKVKKGYGYGRLVELYEPSPDRVAPPCPVYRQCGGCQLQHLSYEGQLKAKEKQVKEVLARIGKLEGVTVHPVIGMKNPWRYRNKAQVPVGEREGGLVAGFYKERTHEIIDMDACLIQQEANDVVVQAVKRIAERYGIPPYDETTHKGVLRHIVARYGAATGEVMVVLVTRTDHLPHEQDIVRDIVRAIPGVKSIVQNVNPERTNVIFGAKTRVLWGSEFITDRIGGIQFAISARSFYQVNPEQTKVLYDKALEYVELTGRETVIDAYCGIGTISLFLARKAKHVYGVEIVPEAIEDAKRNAKLNGIQNVTFEVGAAEDVIPRWYEEGIRADCLVVDPPRKGCDAALLETIIAMKPPRVVYVSCNPATLARDLRILEDGGYETIEVQPVDMFPHTAHVECVAKIRLR
- a CDS encoding type I restriction-modification system subunit M, whose protein sequence is MLTGELRHKVDKIWETFWTGGITNPLTVIEQFTYLLFIKGLDEVETQREQEDALLGIESERIFPPDKQHLRWSKFKHFEAAHMYDVVSNEVFPFIKNLHGNRESAYAKYMGDAIFMIPTPQMLVKIVDGIDRIPMKDRDTKGDLYEYLLSKIATAGTNGQFRTPRHIIHMMVELMKPTPEDIIVDPAAGSAGFLVAAGEYLRKHRSDLFLVQSLKEHFNNHMFYGFDMDRTMLRIGAMNMMLHGIENPNIEYRDSLSEQNKDKDKYTLVLANPPFKGSLDYDAVSNDLLKVVKTKKTELLFLALFLRILKTGGRCACIVPDGVLFGSSKAHKDIRKEIVENHKLEAIISMPSGVFKPYAGVSTAIMIFTKTGVGGTDQVWFYDMKADGYSLDDKRTPIEENDIPDIIARFHNREAEKERKRTEQSFFVPVEEIRENDYDLSINKYKEIEYEEVKYQQPIEIIEKVKKLEEEIIKGIKELEDMLKF